From Amaranthus tricolor cultivar Red isolate AtriRed21 chromosome 4, ASM2621246v1, whole genome shotgun sequence:
CTTCATACAAGGGGGTTGTAGTGGAGAGAGTGGGTAGCGGGAGGGGTTGTGGGAATGGGGTGGCCAGGGAGGGGGGTTTAAGGGGAGGTGGTGGAGGGGGAAGGGGGTCGGTGGTGTAAAGGGCTGtgtgatttttttctttttatttaataaaatcaaaaataagacaaaGGTATTAGCAATGGTCAACAGTCATTATGAGGTTAATTAGTTGGAATTTGATGAGTTGGCCTGACTGatgtagactttgatactttggtggctgtaattcgcaaaaaaaaacaTCGAGTCTGCAATTTGCAGAAGGCCTTAATTTTAAGGCTGTCATCCGCAGTTCATTCGtgtctttatttaatttatataaatcgGAAAATACAGTGTAAATTTGTGGAAAACTCTTCACGTGGATGGAGGTGAAAGGTTCACCCATGGGATGGGTATTTCCGGACTTACTCATCCCATGTgtgctttttttttctctcgATTGGGATTTGGGATGGATGATCATCCAATTTTTTTCGGATTTTGATCATTTGGTGAGCAAAATTGTCTGACCTTATTTGATTCCTTTactaaatttttgaaattgtctGACCTGTGTTTGTGGAATGCCAGAATTGTCCGATCATATTTGATACATTATGGCTATGAAGATACGCTTAATGTGTTCGACATGGCCACTAGTAGTTCTGTTCCACCCATCAGCATATCTGAAAAAAATGGGTTTGTTGAGCAAGATAACACGTTTGCGCTCAGTCAAAGAAAGACTCTTCGTCAGGTATTGTTATCTACATATATCCTCCCTGGTTGGCATTTTCTTTCCTTCATGCCATTCTTTCACCTGATGCTTTTGCTGAGTTTGACCTTCTATTTTTCTGGGCCTAGTGTTTGCTTCTAATCGTTCTTTTATAAGTCTATGGCCCTGTATCCCAGAGAATGGATATTTGATAGTTGATAGTACATTACATCAACTTATAGTGGATTGAATTAATGGATTTGACTAACCAATCGCATTAATGGTTTTTATAGAAGTGTCTGGTTAGATGAATTTTCAACATCTATTTAGTTGTTTAACAAGTAAAATGACTTATAAGAACATGCAGATTATGTTAATTGTTCGAAACAAATATATATTGGATTTTATGATTGTAGTGCATTCGTCCATCTCAAAATGCTTCTATTTGCAGCGTATTTGAAATAAAAGGATTGAGTCCAATCTTCCAAAGTGGGTCTAATCTTAAATTTGATCAATCGTCTTCTCTTGAGGGCCTATAACAGCTACTCAAATTCATGCTTCTACTTTGATATTGAAAACAAATGTTTGCTTCTGATGTTGCCTGATCTGCAGAATATTTTGATTTCATTGGTTGATTTATTTTCATTCCTCTGTTACCTTTTTAGTTGTCATTCTTGTTGTCAGATGCTCTTTTAAATATGGCTTTGACATGTTCATTTTGTTAATGAAGTTGATCAGGACGGGGCAGATTGATGCTGCTTTTCGTAATCTTTGCGAATGGTATCCTCAGATTTTTAAGGTGTGGTTGTCTGccttttaaaattgaaattgcTCTTTGTTAATTTTATCACATCTAGTTCTCCATATGCATGACATGTAGTACTGATTTCTGAGTTGTGTACCCTTTATCTTATTTAATAGTCTTTCACTCATTCTGCCTATTGAGCTACCCTTGAGGCAGCACTCACTATCACCTTCTTAGACATGTTTGGGGCTggattattattgtggttttgTGTTTTCACCCAACTTCATAGGTTTGCATCTGCTTGTAAAATCAGTCATTTGACTTTCAATCTTCATCGACTCCTCATATTTTCTCTCAATTCTTTCCTGGATTAATTTAATACGGTTTCCTTGTTTTTCTTCTGTTATTTTAAGCTCTACTGAGTTCTGGGAATAAAATCAGTATGATATTTCTGCCTTAGGAGGGTGAGCATGTATCATAAGTGAGCAATGCCTTTTTATGAATCATTATTCCTTTATTCTGTTTGGACTTAGTATATTGATTGGCTTCCGGTccaattttttcttttgcagGATACAATCTCTCCCGTCTCTTTTTTGCTTCATTCTCAAAATTTCATAGAATTGATGCGGGTATGACCTGTTTTGTCTATTTATAATTATGCTAATAGCTGTTTGCATGCTTTCTATTGTTGCTGTTTGTTGTCATGATTATGTACAAATGTGTTTCATTTGATTTATATCTGGCTTATCTTAATTCTGTTTTGTGCTCTTGGGAGTATCAAATAGTTACAGTACAGGACCCATGGTGATCCTCCAGGGAGCATCATATAGTTACAGTACAGGACCCATGTTATAACTTGAAGGGTGATTTCAATTTGGaacaaaattagggtttttgtcaaaaattacctcgaaaattttttgttatcaaaaactaagaaaaagtTATTTCTTTGTTACGATTGATCGTGGGTCACGGGAATGGAAAAACTTCCGTTGTCGAGGAACAGATCGCGATAATTATACAgggtaatttatttatatatttaaaatatattctttgaatgttttattattatttattagttaattatgacattacatatattaataaaatttaggaaaattactaggaataatacaatcttttgtttatttccctacaataataccaacttttaattaaccatgaataattccaactttggaCGGTGTTCCTTAAAATatacctaacatgttaaaaatcaaactataggatattatatgacaaaaaaatttggtaaattagttaataagctaaagttggtattattctaggaaaaaaacccctaagttggtattattcatggttaatcaatagttgatattattgtagggaaattaacaaaatgttgtattattcacagtaatttttcctaaaatttaaaatatgaaattaatgGAATAAGTAGTCAATTATATAAGAAATCCCTTCAGTATTACATAAGAAATTCTTTTACCTATCCACATTACATTTGGTAACAATAAACATACATATGACAAGACAAGACTATTGACAatctatattttaaataaataatactccctccaatttacAACTATTGTCCCATTTggttgggcacggatattaagagtGGATGGGGTCCACcaaaaaggtggtagttgggatTTTTTAAGTGATTGGATTAATTGGGTAAGTAGTAAAAGTGGGAGTAttttcgtaattacgtgtgtgaactaagttAAAAAAACCATTGACaaaaaaggaaatgggacaattgaTATAAACTTACCCAATAAGAAACTGGAACAATAGTTGTGAATTGGAGGGAATAATAATTTTGCTGAGAAAAAATTATATTGGTGGTCTGAGTGATACCTATAAACATACTCTAATTACTCCTCctttaatattttcaaaattagctttatttttattcaaaacaattaaaaagtaaaaaaaaataacacaaattcttgtgagtgatggtctctttgagagaccatctctaattgggccgtctcattatatatatttttaaaatattataagtaggcattaagaattaTGTAAATAGACacttaagatattgaaagtaggcattaaggatacggtaaataagcattaagagtaatgtaagtaggcattaatctttgatgggctgggcttgagatatgtctctcaaagagacagtctctcaagagactagctgaaaaAATAAGTCATCTCCCACAAGTATTCAAACCCAACTTTTATTATTCCCAAGAATTGTTCACTGACATACATCTTCAACTTTAAGCTTTAATGGTGGAGTTTTGAATTTTGATCTTTTTCTTCAATATTTTCTTTGAAATAAACAGATGTAAGTTTTGTAACCttttccttctatttttttgagttttaccTTCTTGGTGTGTACTTTCTGGGTAAAATTTCGCCCCCATCGGGCGATATTTGTGGTAATGCGCCAATTTTCCAAAGGACGTTACAAATTGCGTGATCTCAGAACGGTTTATTGGAAAACCGTGTCAACTCGGGCATTCCGAGTTAACTCGGCTGAGTTTTGATACCATGTGTGCAAGTCACTTGCAATTTACCTAAGAAATAACTGATAATCTAAATAACATTTTCTAGGTAGGATCAAAAAATACCTAGGTAGATTTTgacaaataaattttccttccgcaaagagaaggaaaaaggtTAGAAGACTCAGAATAGATATATCCACAAAGGAGAACCCCTATTCTTTGTATTATCATCTTATTGTTAGATATTCCAATATTCCAAAGCTTGGTGTAGTCAAAAGAGTATgagaaaaaaatgagaaaagaaTAAAAGTTTTTGAAGATCTAAGTTGCTCAATGTTTCCAATTTCATAGCAAAAGTGAGGATTTAGTTCACTCAAATCTTTTGCAAGTTTGCTATTACTAAACTGCAGGCTAAATTCTTGTGCAATTGACATATTATATAATTTGGCCTACATTGGCCCTCCTATgtagttaaatttgttgtataatataataaaagaaaaattattagaaaCTATCTACAAAAATAGGGTTTATGTCAAAAACTACCTAGAAAAAGTTATTTCAAATATGAATGTCTATCGATAACTAATAGTCTTTAACAACGAAATAGTCTTTTCAAGgtagtttttgaaaaaaaaaattcggtAGTTTTTGAGAAAAATCTTGATTTTGTTGTTAGTTTCTGAGAAACTTTTCTTTCTATTTACCCAAACATTTTGGAAATGGGACCTGTAGTCTATGTTCCTCAGACTAGTAAGTAGTAATGCTACAAACAGCAACAATATTTCTAGAGTTCATTGTCCTAATCTATTTGATTACTTTATCCTGCGCTCCTGTTGTCACAAATACCTAATCTGTTTTCCTGATGTATTCATTTGCATCCTGCTATATTCTTATGTTGTCAACCTTGTCATGTAGGTAGGAAATGTGGAAAATGCTATCACATATGGAAGGAAAGAGCTGGAAAGATATTTTCATCTGGAAGAATATAAAGAACTtgttaaggtatttttttatttgacttaTTTTGTGACCAAATTCATTTGCATGCTTAGCCTTGGGTTTACCATGTAGAGATGTATGCTTAGTATCTGATATCCAGCCTATTTTCTTAAGATTGAGATGAGTTGTATCACTTGTATCTCCTATTCCTATATGTACTTGATTTCTTTTCAAACAGCACCTTGAAATAGAGATGGTTATCTTGGACCCAATTTCCCGAACATGAGTATGACCCAACCCAACCCATCCCTGATTTTCCGGATCCAAGTAATCTGCTCAGAAAGCTTGAACTTGTATGttgacttggcacacaaaaagcCAAAAGGATCTGTTGTGAAACACCGAACTCCAAATCCAACTCTACACCCCCACATGAATGAACACATCTACCCTAGATGGCTAGAAGTcctttttaattaagaaaacctGCCTTCTTTTTTCTCTGTACAAATGTGGTTGAGATTCTTGAACCTTCTGAGATTTCTTAACTTACATTTTACTTCTAGGAATGTGTTGCCCTGTTGGCTTATGAAGAACCCTCAAAATCCCCGGTTGGACATCTTCTTGGAGAAGCACAACGTGAAGTTGTTGCTGATGCTGTGAATGCAATGATCTTATCAGCTAATCCTGAGCTGAAAGAATCACTGAGCTGCTTGCATTCTCAGCTTGAGAAATTACTGCGGCAGCTAACTGCTTGCAGCTTGGAAAGACGATCTTTATATGGAGATCAAGGTGAAGCTTTCAATCTACATCGAGTGTTAAACAGTGTCAACAAGTTCACACATTAGATTTTTAGAAATATATGATCGTATTGATGGACGCTGCAAGCAGGAATCAAATGAGTGTCAGCCCTAGCTTTGAACAAGCGTAACATTTGTACTGAATCTATGGCTTTTTTTTACTTCCCTGTAAAGTTTTAAAAGAGAAGGCAAAGTCGATATTAATTTACATGTTGAATCTTTACATTGAACATAACAAACGAGTAATGGAAATATAACCTTTCATACATTTTGATAATTCCATTCATGACATGCATGGATTGGATCAAGTAGGTTTTTCTCTTCCTAATAAGTTGTTATTTTGAGTCTTTTTgattaacaaaataattaagtCATTGCAATCTAGAATTTCCACATTTTCTAGGAATTCACGTATCATGCACAAAGATACATCTTTTCGTCACTTGAACTTCTTATGGTATAGAATACttctaagaaaaagaaaaatagaatattttagatagttgatttgttatttaattgaataataaatttgataaaagaTAAGTTGGtgtcataaacattaaaataatattaaaagaaagttagtggaaaaaatatgcggagcacaattaataaaaaaatgtttttacaaGGTTAGGGGGAAATATATAGggaccataagaaatataaaaaagttaaaatgaagttagtagaATATATACGAAGAtcataaacattataaaaatattaaaataggaatgaataagattatttttgtctaaaatttgtgatataaatagaaagactTTACAtaagaataacaaataaaatacccTAAATGGCAAGTgagaatttttctaaaaaacaaagggagtatattttagtatcaaacaaataattaataaatttctaTGAATTTTACTAAGAACTTAAATTGTCGATACAAATTAACAATTTGTGAACAAATGTCAACGTCCAAAATGTGATCAATACAATTGTTGTTATATTTGTTAAATGTGTATTTGTGGTCAAACATTCAAACTATCGATCGTGCTTTGGAAAATACAAACGTTgacataaaaataaagaaaaggtagagtatttataaatttagaaaGTACTacgtttttaaattatttatgatatcataatttaacaataatttttctatgtaatattattttttattttactcctAATCTCCTATAACTATTGTCATTTTCATTTCACAATTGGAGTAACTCTTCTTATCTTTTATAATAGGTATCGTTTAAGTTTAACTTCCTGTGCATGGAAGGTGTAATTTAATTTCTCAAACATTAGTGTTagctttttatatataaatcaaattgatatatttattttaatacaccatgctttatttttcttaaattctaccttaaaaatttttaggtggaaaataaataaatatgattataatatgtcatttattaattattttatatactacatagaaaataaatagataGATAAATATGTTGAGAATCTCCAATTAATCGAGTAATTAagaatttttccttttattctcATAAGTTATAACAGACATTCTATTTTCACCGCCTAAACAAAGGTTAACTTCATCCCCTCTTACATGTAGAATATTTGTTGactatttgtcaatttttaatttaattatagacctcaaataaaaataaaagattaggatgacaaaataagaaggaaaacttTAAAACGAAAATGATGGATCTCAAAACAAATGCCAAAACTTTACAACGTTTAGCTTTGGTTGCGGAGAAAACCCATCTTTAATACTATATTTTCTCCatctttttttcttctaattccTTGTAAATAATGGCCATTAAATTcatcaattgaaaaaaaaataaaaaagaaaacccaaaaaaaataaataaaaaataaaaaatatagcggCGGTGCTCATAAAGAGATTATATACCGCCACCAAAACCCCCATGAAAACCAGCCTTAACACTTTCCGGTACTCCTCTTTCTTCCCCATTTTCcaaattttttcttatgttttaattatggtgtatttttttatttattacatttttaataatgattttcttacaatttgTTGGGTCATTTATTGACATTGTGTTTGCATATTaggaataatataatatttgtaCGTgtgttattttttgaatttattatatatcGCTTATAATTTGTAGGGTAGGGGAAATTATGTTTTGAAATTTGCATTTTAAGggtacaattttaaaattttgatgaacttCTATATTTTgcatgtattttttatttggaaTACGTTAGAGAAATATTTGAAAAGAGAAAATTCTCATGCACGTGGTCAGAATTGAACTTTTGTCATAAACGTGAGATAAAAGCCTAACCCATCATTCTTTTCGTGTACATTTATATAGTGAATTATAGACATCTCTCTCGATTTTTCGAATTCATGCGGAACCGGTAAACTTTAAGATCATtgttaacaaaaattaaaagttggtattttgATTAAAGATTAATAGAAGAAgagataattgaaaattttgagaaAAACTGATTAATGAGTAGGAGAAAGAAAGAGAGGAAAAAACACGTGTTAAAGAACTTTGTGTTTTTCATACTCGCCCagataaaattgttaaaatatattgaaaaacACTAACAATTTTGATTATTGTTAACATTGCTCTACTTAATTTCACAAAGTGTTCaatatattatatcatatatgcatatctataAGAAATTCTATCTATAATCTTAATTAACAAGAATGATTGTTTATTTAAACCAATTCCCATTGAAATCTACTACTTAAATAAggatgatttttaaaaaaatgtgctTTGATAGTTGATAAAGTGAAAAAGCTAATGTCaataatattcaaaagaaaaaaaaaattatgtcggTAATTAACAATCACATCATAACAAATCTTATTTTAATTACACTACAAGTATCACtttttcaaataagattttgGATTTGATTTCACCCTTTCTCTTTTCTTCCTCTACCCactaatccaaaaaaaaaattgttagtaAATAGTACTATTCGAGTAATTTCATTTCTTAACTATTCTAGACACTTCTAGCAAGCTTAGGagattttattagatttttcttaattagtttCTAACATGCTTGCGATAAAGATGTTGACAATAAATTTGTTGTTGTCTACATCTTACCACATTTTGAatttactatattatattattatatagtgTTGCACATTTAAGGAGACAAAGCGAAAAAAGTGCTCGAATTCGCAGACAATGAACATATGCTTGTTTAGTGTTATAATTTAGGGCTTCGTCCATTATTTTGATGGAatcaaagatttataattttttggctTTAGATTATAATGATCTAAAGTAAaatgacttataaaatcaaGTGCACTctttatttatatgaagttgcaCATGACATATGCTACCAAAGGTCAATGGAAAATAACTTCTTTGTTAGATTTATCATGAACAAGGGTAATGTTGCGTACACCCGGCCCTCCCAAATCCCACCtgggtgggagccacttaatcaCATTGGGATAATGAAATGTTGTCATTACAAATTTATTAAACTCAAgcgaggtgttcaaaacagaccccaTGACCCAATGTTTACCCGACCTTGTAACCGAACCCAACTTGACCtgacttcaaaataaattttaaaatatgtaaAGATCAACATGGACAAAATCCAATTTTGAACCGACCCGAAACACATGATACGAAATCAActtgatgacccgaatgaaAGCTCAACACTGATTTTATGCAAGTAGTGGATAGATTTGGCTTGAACATAAATCTCTGGAATGTTATATATCATTGCTCAAAGTTTCAAATAGTAAActttattttgatgaaaaatcTGCCTTTTGTTATACAATCAGGATTGTTGAACACTGAGAAGAGACAAGGTGCTTAAGAACTGCCATTTGGGTCTTTTTGTGCTTgttaaacactatttggtcgaTCAAAAAATGCTTACAGAATATATGCCGAACCCAAATGGGTTCACGAACAACCAACTCGCACCATGTAGGGAAAGAATGGCTCTGCCTCAGAAAGGTTCTTTGCAATTGTTCTATTGTGGTCCGGTTCACACTGAAAAGCAGGTCGATAACATGCCAAGAACTGGTTCCACTGATGTGTTTTCTGAGGAGCCACCTGCTTGGTTTAAAGATCTCCTAAATGAGCCGGACTCTCCTGTTAACAAACCTCATCATCGACGTTCAGCAAGTGACTCATCTGGATACTTAGCCGCTCCTGAAAGTAGCTGCAGAGATAAGGAGTCGTGGTCTAGGAACACTTTCGGAAGACCTGATGGTGCTTGTAATTTTCAGATGCCGGTTCACTGTCGTTATGGTGTGCCTCCAGGTTCATTTGACAGGTACTATGAGTTTGGGAGCAATATAAACTAGCTAGAATAACTTGTCGTTATGAGGTGTTTGACAAATGgctttttggttgacttttgacTCTTGACTTAGTCAAATAGACAAAAATGTGTTTGGGAAATGGCTTAAAAGCGAAAACCGTAGAACTACGCATAAGTAGGTTTTTTCATTGGCTTTTAGCTTACAACCAACAACCAACACCTAacttttaccaaacatctccataaTAGCTGACTTAAACAACTTACATCAAGTCAGCCAATACTCCCAGCTGTTCAAAACAGTCAATACAGCCAACGGCCAATCCCAAATAGACCCGTAATGAATAATATGGTTACAAGTAACAACCCTATTTACATAGTCTTTTCCTTATATCTAATAACAGGGCACCGGGTTCTAGACTGCAAGATAATAAGCTGCGATTGCCGCCTTCAACTTATCCTAAGTTATCAAATGGATTGATAAATGCTAAGGAAGATGCAGAATGTCAGGCCTTGGGTATGACTTGTTCACCTGAACCAGATAGAATACGACTTGCTGCAGCGAAGGAATCGGACAATAACCTAGGTCCTGaagcttcatttccctcagaaAATTCGTCAGGAAGCGATCCCTCCCACATGAAACCGGTTTCTACACTTAATACTGATGCAAAACGTAAACAGTAAGTTATTTGTTCTCTTCATCCGAAATTAGGCTAGGTCGTACTGATTCAATACGTAAACAGAAATTTTCTGTGGTAATCGtgttaaatttctaaaaaactGTGACGGGTCGCAAGGAAAGCGTTCAAGTTCTAAGGTTCTGTTACGATGTAGGCATAATGCTCGAAGGTCTCGTGTCAGAAAGCTTCAATACATTGCCGAGCTGGAAAGAAACGCCCATGTTTTGCAGGTAcatatgttttttttgttcGCCTTTTCTTGTCTACTCGACTAACTTCTTCTTATATGTATCCTTGTCGGATTATTTACATATTGAACGTCTGCACCCTGCATCGACTGCACAATCTTACGTGTTTATGTGCTAATGCAGGCAGCAGGAGCTGAAGTATCGGCACAGCTAGAATTTCTTGATCAGCAAAATATGATACTAGGGATGGAGAATCGAGCTCTTAAGC
This genomic window contains:
- the LOC130811047 gene encoding uncharacterized protein At4g06598-like gives rise to the protein MLTEYMPNPNGFTNNQLAPCRERMALPQKGSLQLFYCGPVHTEKQVDNMPRTGSTDVFSEEPPAWFKDLLNEPDSPVNKPHHRRSASDSSGYLAAPESSCRDKESWSRNTFGRPDGACNFQMPVHCRYGVPPGSFDRAPGSRLQDNKLRLPPSTYPKLSNGLINAKEDAECQALGMTCSPEPDRIRLAAAKESDNNLGPEASFPSENSSGSDPSHMKPVSTLNTDAKRKQHNARRSRVRKLQYIAELERNAHVLQAAGAEVSAQLEFLDQQNMILGMENRALKQRLDSLSQEHFIKSMEQQILDKELGRLQYLYHLQRNFNHQRHRHSQKQNHAVHRRGRSVNDLDPQLVRLGFNPPRAVAASHRAPQ